A genomic region of Trichothermofontia sichuanensis B231 contains the following coding sequences:
- a CDS encoding type I glyceraldehyde-3-phosphate dehydrogenase, whose protein sequence is MVRVAINGFGRIGRNFLRCWLGRENSNLEVAAINDTSDPRTNAHLLKYDSMLGTLKGVEIAADDNSITINGKTIKCVSDRNPENLPWRDWNIDLVIEATGVFVSKEGASKHINAGAKKVLITAPGKGADVGTFVMGVNHTEYEHDRYDVISNASCTTNCLAPVVKVLHEQFGIVKGMMTTTHSYTGDQRLLDASHRDVRRARAAALNIVPTTTGAAKAVALVLPELSGKLNGIALRVPTPNVSVVDFVAQVEKPTFAEQVNEVLQAAAEGPLKGILEYCDLPLVSIDYRGHDASSIVDASLTMVMNGDMVKVVAWYDNEWGYSQRVVDLAELVASKWR, encoded by the coding sequence GTGGTTAGAGTCGCTATCAATGGGTTCGGACGCATCGGGCGTAACTTCTTGCGGTGCTGGTTGGGCCGCGAAAACTCCAATTTAGAGGTGGCAGCGATCAACGACACTTCTGACCCTAGAACGAATGCTCACCTGTTGAAGTATGACTCGATGCTGGGGACCCTCAAGGGGGTTGAGATTGCCGCTGATGATAATTCCATCACTATCAATGGCAAGACGATCAAGTGTGTCTCCGATCGCAATCCAGAGAACTTGCCGTGGCGAGATTGGAACATCGATCTGGTGATTGAAGCAACGGGCGTCTTCGTTAGCAAAGAAGGAGCCTCGAAGCATATTAATGCTGGGGCAAAGAAGGTATTGATTACGGCTCCTGGGAAGGGGGCGGATGTGGGAACCTTTGTCATGGGGGTAAACCACACCGAATATGAGCACGATCGTTACGACGTGATCAGCAACGCCAGTTGTACGACTAACTGCTTGGCACCCGTGGTTAAAGTGCTGCATGAGCAATTTGGCATTGTCAAGGGCATGATGACCACCACCCACAGCTACACGGGTGACCAACGTCTGCTAGATGCCAGCCACCGCGATGTGCGACGGGCACGGGCGGCAGCGCTGAACATTGTCCCCACCACTACAGGGGCAGCCAAGGCCGTTGCCTTAGTGCTGCCGGAACTGAGCGGCAAGCTCAACGGGATTGCCCTACGGGTGCCTACCCCCAATGTGTCGGTGGTAGACTTTGTGGCACAGGTGGAAAAGCCCACCTTTGCAGAACAGGTGAACGAAGTGCTGCAAGCGGCAGCCGAGGGGCCTCTCAAGGGTATTCTGGAGTACTGTGATTTGCCTCTGGTGTCGATCGACTATCGGGGTCATGATGCCTCGTCGATCGTGGATGCTAGCCTGACAATGGTTATGAATGGCGATATGGTTAAGGTTGTCGCCTGGTATGACAACGAGTGGGGTTATAGTCAGCGGGTTGTCGATTTGGCTGAACTTGTAGCTTCCAAGTGGCGCTAG
- a CDS encoding TrmH family RNA methyltransferase, with the protein MLTSLQNPLVKQLRKLQHAKERQRQQQFLIEGTHLLQEALAVGYPLQTVCHTDSWQARYPALWHQVTQQAVRVEVVSPEVLAAIATTVHPDGVIAVAHQGQRPLAAPVYPHLGLLVDTLQDPGNLGTLIRTGVAAGAEGLWLSPDSVDPYHPKVLRASAGQWFRLPLTVVTDWRSAIGNWQAQGIQVVATCPTASLTYWQVDWHFPTLILLGNEGAGLSAELLTMANVQVRIPHFGPVESLNVAIVAALMLYEVQRQRQL; encoded by the coding sequence ATGTTAACCAGCCTGCAAAATCCGCTGGTCAAGCAGCTACGCAAACTTCAGCACGCTAAAGAACGGCAGCGCCAGCAACAGTTCTTAATTGAGGGAACGCATCTGCTGCAAGAAGCGCTGGCTGTGGGCTATCCCTTGCAAACTGTCTGCCATACCGATAGCTGGCAGGCCCGCTATCCTGCCCTGTGGCATCAGGTTACCCAGCAGGCTGTTCGGGTGGAGGTTGTGAGTCCAGAGGTGTTGGCGGCGATCGCGACGACGGTGCATCCAGATGGAGTCATTGCTGTTGCCCATCAGGGTCAGCGTCCACTAGCGGCTCCTGTTTACCCCCACTTGGGTCTGCTGGTAGACACGCTGCAAGATCCGGGTAACCTGGGCACCTTAATTCGCACGGGGGTGGCTGCGGGTGCCGAGGGACTCTGGCTCAGTCCGGATAGCGTTGATCCCTACCATCCCAAGGTCTTGCGGGCATCGGCAGGGCAATGGTTTCGACTCCCGTTAACGGTTGTTACGGATTGGCGATCGGCGATCGGCAACTGGCAAGCCCAAGGGATTCAGGTTGTTGCGACCTGTCCCACGGCATCGCTCACGTATTGGCAGGTCGATTGGCATTTCCCGACCCTGATTTTGTTGGGGAATGAGGGCGCCGGTTTGTCGGCGGAGTTGCTGACAATGGCCAATGTGCAGGTGCGGATTCCCCACTTTGGGCCAGTGGAGTCCTTGAATGTGGCGATCGTCGCAGCCCTGATGCTGTACGAAGTGCAGCGCCAACGTCAGTTATAG
- the lpdA gene encoding dihydrolipoyl dehydrogenase, whose translation MSQAFDYDLVILGAGVGGHGAALHAVSKGLKTAIVEAADIGGTCVNRGCIPSKALLAAAGRVRELRNQHHLQALGITVTQVNYDRQGIADHAKNLVTKIRGDMAGSLKRLGIDVIQGWGRLAGPQKVTVTTAGGDTTVTARDVILAPGSVPFVPPGIELDGRTVFTSDDGLKLETVPPWVVIVGSGYIGLEFADIYSALGSEITMVEALATLMPGFDPDIATQAQRVLIGPRDIETHVGTLAYRVIPGSPVVVELADAKTKEIIDVLEVDACLVATGRVPATKDLGLECVGVDLDRRGFIPVDDRMAVLVNGQPVPHLWAIGDATGKMMLAHAASAQGIVAVENMCGHDRTVNYQSIPAATFTHPEISFVGLTEPQAKEKAQAEGFPLGVTRSYFRANSKAIAEGETDGLAKIIYRQDTGELLGAHIFGLHAADLIQEAANAIAQRQSIRELAYMVHTHPTLSEILDEAYKRALPTLMASA comes from the coding sequence GTGAGTCAAGCCTTTGATTATGATCTGGTGATTTTAGGGGCTGGTGTGGGCGGTCATGGGGCCGCGTTACATGCGGTCAGCAAGGGTCTCAAGACGGCGATCGTCGAGGCAGCGGACATTGGGGGAACCTGTGTCAATCGGGGCTGTATCCCCTCCAAGGCCCTGCTAGCGGCAGCGGGGCGGGTTCGGGAACTGCGGAACCAACATCACCTTCAGGCATTGGGTATCACCGTGACTCAAGTTAACTACGATCGCCAGGGCATCGCCGACCACGCCAAGAATCTGGTGACCAAAATCCGGGGCGACATGGCGGGTTCCTTGAAACGGCTGGGGATTGACGTGATCCAAGGCTGGGGACGGCTGGCTGGTCCCCAAAAGGTCACCGTGACCACCGCGGGGGGGGACACAACCGTGACAGCCCGTGATGTGATTTTGGCCCCAGGATCAGTCCCCTTTGTACCCCCAGGGATTGAATTGGACGGTCGCACGGTCTTTACCAGTGACGACGGGTTGAAGTTGGAAACGGTCCCCCCCTGGGTGGTGATTGTTGGTAGTGGCTACATTGGCCTGGAGTTTGCGGATATCTATTCCGCCCTGGGATCGGAAATCACGATGGTCGAGGCCCTCGCTACCCTGATGCCGGGATTTGATCCCGATATCGCTACCCAGGCCCAACGGGTGCTCATTGGTCCCCGTGATATTGAAACCCATGTGGGCACCCTGGCCTATAGGGTGATACCGGGATCCCCCGTTGTCGTTGAGTTAGCGGATGCGAAGACGAAGGAAATTATTGATGTTCTGGAAGTAGACGCCTGTTTGGTGGCCACCGGGCGAGTTCCGGCCACAAAGGATTTGGGGTTGGAGTGCGTTGGGGTGGATCTCGATCGCCGAGGCTTTATCCCCGTAGACGATCGCATGGCCGTCCTGGTCAACGGTCAGCCGGTCCCTCATCTGTGGGCGATCGGAGACGCTACGGGCAAGATGATGTTGGCCCATGCGGCATCAGCCCAGGGCATCGTGGCAGTGGAAAATATGTGTGGCCACGATCGCACGGTCAACTATCAGAGCATCCCCGCTGCCACCTTTACCCATCCTGAAATTAGCTTTGTCGGGTTAACGGAACCCCAGGCCAAGGAAAAGGCCCAGGCGGAAGGCTTTCCGCTGGGAGTTACCCGCAGCTACTTTCGGGCCAACTCCAAGGCGATCGCCGAGGGTGAGACTGACGGTCTAGCCAAAATCATCTACCGCCAGGATACGGGGGAACTCCTCGGTGCCCACATTTTCGGCCTTCATGCAGCGGATCTCATTCAGGAAGCCGCCAATGCGATCGCCCAACGCCAGTCAATTCGCGAACTAGCCTATATGGTTCATACCCATCCCACCCTCTCAGAGATTCTCGATGAGGCCTACAAGCGGGCACTGCCCACGCTAATGGCGTCGGCTTAA
- a CDS encoding GNAT family N-acetyltransferase, producing the protein MQSLVAAVVNASSTSCEPEFATGAYPPAHFIARPAQPGDVSVLADILAESFHPQTGWLRLLYPLLRWGMYEDLRSRLYSRNPYYTCLVAVAVREWGEAELTTTEEVLVGTIEMTLRTASLWQPQSKPYLYLSNLAVRAPYRRRGAAQHLLQACEQVARDWGFADLYLHVLDNNQPAKQLYFKLGYHLKSAPLPLAYILTLGRPQQLLLHKRVALECSLPQPHCGPTY; encoded by the coding sequence ATGCAGTCGCTTGTTGCTGCCGTTGTGAACGCTTCCTCCACCTCCTGTGAACCAGAATTTGCCACAGGCGCATACCCTCCTGCGCATTTCATTGCCCGACCAGCGCAGCCGGGGGATGTGAGCGTGTTGGCCGATATTCTGGCGGAAAGCTTCCATCCCCAAACAGGTTGGTTACGTTTGCTGTATCCGCTCTTGCGCTGGGGGATGTATGAGGATCTGCGCAGCCGTCTCTATTCCCGCAATCCCTACTATACCTGTCTGGTGGCGGTAGCCGTGCGGGAGTGGGGGGAGGCGGAATTGACAACAACTGAGGAAGTCCTGGTCGGCACGATCGAGATGACCCTGCGCACCGCCTCTCTCTGGCAACCCCAGAGTAAACCCTATCTCTATCTCTCCAATCTGGCTGTCCGCGCCCCCTACCGCCGCCGGGGGGCTGCCCAACACTTGCTCCAAGCCTGTGAACAGGTGGCTCGTGACTGGGGGTTTGCCGATCTGTATCTCCACGTTCTGGACAATAACCAACCGGCGAAGCAGCTCTATTTCAAATTGGGCTACCACCTGAAATCCGCTCCCCTACCCCTGGCCTACATCCTTACCCTAGGGCGTCCGCAACAGTTACTGCTCCACAAGCGGGTTGCCCTCGAATGCTCGCTCCCCCAACCCCATTGTGGACCCACGTATTAA
- a CDS encoding malic enzyme-like NAD(P)-binding protein has translation MVDLTPNSSFSLTLRIELPNRAGMLASVTQAIAQAGGNLGQIDLVDQNRRVSVRDLCVDAASTEHAEQIVQAVSALDEIKILTIYDRTFNLHRRGKISVTCKLPLKNQSDLAMAYTPGVGRICMAIAQDPEQVYKLTIKQNTVAIITDGSAVLGLGNLGPEAALPVMEGKAMLFKSFADIDAFPICLATQDTEEIIRTVKAIAPVFGGVNLEDISAPRCFEIEARLQQELTIPVFHDDQHGTAIVSLAALYNALKLVKKSLASVRIVINGAGAAGIAIARLLQKAGATTVWLCDSQGLLTQDRADLNPQKREFAVDAPARTLADALKGADVFLGVSVPGALTVEMVRSMAQDPIVFAMANPIPEIQPEWVESEVAVMATGRSDYPNQINNVLAFPGIFRGALDCRAKAITPSMFLEAAGAIASLVSASELDREYIIPSVFDERVVATVAAAVQRAARDEGIAQA, from the coding sequence ATGGTAGATCTAACCCCCAACTCTAGTTTTAGCCTGACCCTTCGGATTGAACTGCCCAACCGGGCCGGCATGTTGGCCAGCGTCACCCAAGCGATCGCGCAAGCGGGGGGTAACCTGGGTCAAATTGATCTCGTGGACCAAAATCGGCGAGTTTCGGTACGGGATCTGTGTGTTGATGCCGCCAGTACCGAACATGCCGAGCAAATTGTCCAGGCTGTCTCGGCCCTAGACGAGATCAAGATCCTGACGATTTACGATCGCACGTTTAACCTGCACCGTCGGGGCAAGATCAGTGTGACCTGTAAGCTGCCGTTAAAAAACCAATCGGATTTAGCGATGGCCTATACGCCCGGTGTGGGGCGTATTTGCATGGCGATCGCCCAGGACCCGGAACAAGTCTACAAACTGACGATTAAGCAAAATACGGTGGCGATCATCACCGATGGCAGTGCGGTATTGGGGCTGGGAAACCTGGGACCGGAAGCGGCCCTGCCCGTGATGGAGGGGAAGGCCATGCTGTTTAAGTCCTTTGCCGATATCGATGCCTTTCCCATTTGTTTGGCCACCCAGGATACGGAGGAAATTATCCGCACAGTGAAGGCGATCGCGCCAGTGTTTGGTGGTGTTAATCTGGAGGATATCAGTGCTCCCCGGTGTTTTGAGATTGAAGCTCGCCTGCAGCAGGAATTGACTATCCCTGTCTTCCATGATGATCAACATGGGACTGCGATCGTTTCCCTGGCGGCACTGTACAATGCCCTGAAACTGGTGAAAAAATCCCTCGCTTCAGTCCGGATTGTGATCAATGGAGCGGGGGCTGCCGGGATCGCGATCGCCCGCTTGTTGCAAAAGGCCGGAGCCACTACCGTGTGGTTGTGCGACTCCCAAGGGTTGTTGACCCAGGATCGCGCCGATCTTAATCCCCAAAAGCGAGAATTTGCCGTGGATGCCCCCGCTAGGACCCTGGCCGATGCCCTCAAGGGCGCTGATGTATTTCTGGGCGTGAGTGTCCCAGGTGCTTTAACGGTAGAGATGGTGCGATCGATGGCTCAGGACCCGATCGTCTTTGCGATGGCCAATCCCATTCCCGAAATTCAACCAGAGTGGGTGGAGTCGGAGGTGGCGGTAATGGCCACGGGACGGAGTGATTACCCCAACCAAATCAATAACGTACTGGCCTTTCCTGGTATTTTCCGGGGGGCATTGGACTGTCGGGCCAAGGCCATTACCCCCAGTATGTTCCTGGAGGCCGCGGGGGCGATCGCCTCCTTGGTGAGTGCCAGTGAACTCGATCGGGAATATATTATCCCCTCAGTATTCGATGAGCGCGTCGTTGCGACCGTTGCCGCTGCCGTCCAACGGGCAGCCCGTGACGAGGGGATTGCCCAGGCGTAA
- a CDS encoding BamA/TamA family outer membrane protein, whose amino-acid sequence MRVLVIAVYTLAGLGSGWLVWGDNARASTPTGVAQPLLVAGQGMASPRERFAPSPYPVPTAVSPTSGTTGSTPPNGTHQYYRTQYYQDYQSVPVDSFHITDPTTSLTTGPSLLRPPKPKSVIVPTRGDETGLSAVPTPNGGRQPPVVIPTRPLPPPTGTHLPPMDDTLAPFSLEPGRAVMVGEVRVVGGNLSIAQFVQNTVTTQAGGTATREQLEQDVANLLATGIFLGVSYQTYSARDGLLVVFRVQPVVVRSLQLLGAKVLNPAKATELLGIQRGVMIDPIALDAGAHKINQWYQEKGYTLAKVLAIRASREGVVVLEVAEGVIGSIAFRFFDRDGNPVDANNQPIQGRTKESFLREQVKLREGEVFREPVAQGDLQRLYGLGLFGGVGLSLRGEADQVAVIYDLQEIPSRSLNFGGGYSDSAGIYGMLTYSDRNFKGLGQQLGTNLLVGTRDAQFDVNFKNPYRDTAPDRLGYAFNIFRRRTLALTFTGGDPEVDLPNNDLPRLGRFGGSLALERPLSPTWIGALGLSYVRASVRDSDGNLSPKDELGNNLSFSGTGIDDLLTVTFEAVKDQRNHPTNPTQGSRLSLSMEQSIPVGLGNVLMNRVRADYRYYLPVDWLKFADSPEVLAFNIQGGTVMGDLPPYEAFNLGGLNSVRGYGLAEVGSGRTYVVASTEYRFPIYKIFSGVVFADFGSDLGSGDTVPGEPADIRGKPGTGFGMGLGVRVQSPVGLIRADYGINDEGDALLQFGLGQRF is encoded by the coding sequence ATGCGTGTCCTTGTAATAGCGGTCTACACCCTAGCTGGTCTAGGGAGTGGATGGCTAGTGTGGGGCGATAATGCCCGCGCGAGTACGCCAACAGGTGTGGCTCAGCCATTGCTAGTGGCGGGCCAAGGGATGGCTTCCCCACGGGAACGCTTCGCACCCTCCCCCTATCCGGTACCTACTGCCGTTAGCCCAACCTCTGGGACTACTGGCTCAACGCCCCCTAATGGTACTCACCAGTATTATCGTACCCAGTATTACCAAGACTACCAGTCTGTTCCGGTTGATTCGTTTCATATTACAGACCCGACGACATCACTGACCACAGGTCCCTCTCTGTTGCGGCCTCCCAAACCTAAGTCAGTTATAGTCCCTACACGGGGAGATGAAACGGGGTTGTCGGCAGTTCCTACCCCCAATGGGGGGAGGCAACCACCTGTCGTCATTCCTACCCGTCCCCTGCCGCCGCCAACGGGTACCCACCTGCCGCCAATGGACGATACCTTGGCGCCCTTCTCGCTAGAACCGGGCAGGGCTGTGATGGTGGGTGAAGTGCGAGTGGTGGGTGGGAACCTCAGTATTGCTCAGTTTGTGCAAAATACGGTGACCACCCAAGCGGGGGGAACTGCCACCCGTGAACAACTAGAGCAGGATGTGGCGAATTTGCTCGCTACGGGGATTTTCCTAGGGGTGAGCTACCAGACCTATAGTGCCAGGGATGGCCTGCTAGTGGTTTTTCGCGTGCAGCCGGTCGTGGTGCGATCGCTGCAACTTTTGGGGGCCAAGGTCCTCAACCCGGCCAAGGCAACGGAACTTCTAGGTATCCAGCGCGGTGTGATGATTGACCCGATTGCTCTGGATGCGGGTGCGCACAAGATCAACCAATGGTATCAGGAGAAGGGCTACACCCTAGCCAAGGTGTTGGCGATCCGTGCCAGTCGGGAAGGGGTGGTAGTTTTGGAGGTGGCGGAGGGAGTGATTGGGTCGATCGCCTTTCGTTTTTTCGATCGCGATGGCAATCCCGTGGATGCCAATAACCAGCCGATTCAGGGACGCACAAAGGAGTCATTTTTGCGGGAGCAGGTGAAGCTCCGGGAAGGGGAAGTCTTCCGGGAACCGGTGGCCCAGGGTGACCTGCAACGCTTGTATGGATTGGGGTTATTTGGCGGGGTGGGTCTTTCCCTCAGAGGCGAGGCGGATCAGGTGGCGGTGATCTATGACCTGCAAGAAATCCCCTCGCGATCGCTCAACTTTGGGGGAGGCTACAGTGATAGTGCCGGGATCTATGGCATGCTCACCTATAGCGATCGCAACTTTAAAGGGCTGGGGCAACAGTTGGGGACGAATCTCTTGGTGGGGACGCGGGACGCACAGTTTGATGTGAATTTTAAGAACCCCTACCGGGATACCGCCCCTGATCGCCTAGGGTACGCGTTTAATATTTTCCGCCGCCGCACCTTGGCCCTGACCTTTACTGGCGGTGACCCAGAGGTAGATCTGCCCAATAACGATCTGCCGCGCTTGGGGCGCTTTGGGGGGAGCTTGGCTTTGGAGCGCCCCTTGAGTCCAACGTGGATAGGGGCACTGGGTCTGAGTTATGTGCGAGCGAGTGTGCGCGATAGTGACGGCAACTTGTCGCCCAAGGATGAGTTAGGCAATAACCTGTCCTTCAGCGGTACAGGGATCGATGATTTGCTCACGGTGACCTTTGAGGCCGTCAAGGACCAGCGGAATCATCCTACCAACCCCACTCAAGGGTCACGCCTTTCATTGAGCATGGAGCAGTCGATTCCTGTCGGCTTGGGAAATGTTTTGATGAATCGGGTACGGGCCGACTATCGTTATTATCTGCCCGTGGATTGGCTCAAATTTGCTGATTCGCCTGAGGTATTGGCCTTCAATATCCAGGGTGGCACCGTCATGGGCGATTTACCGCCCTATGAGGCGTTTAACTTGGGCGGATTAAATTCAGTACGAGGGTATGGCCTTGCCGAGGTGGGCAGTGGTCGTACCTATGTGGTGGCTTCGACGGAATATCGCTTCCCAATTTACAAAATTTTTAGTGGGGTAGTTTTTGCCGACTTTGGTTCGGATCTAGGTTCTGGGGATACGGTGCCAGGGGAACCGGCAGACATTCGCGGCAAACCGGGAACCGGCTTTGGGATGGGGCTAGGAGTACGGGTGCAATCGCCAGTGGGCCTGATCCGTGCGGACTATGGTATTAACGATGAGGGAGATGCCCTGCTGCAATTCGGGCTTGGCCAGCGCTTTTAG
- a CDS encoding ATP-binding response regulator: protein MKKILVIDDDPDTRHTIRQLLIAEQFRPIEAADGRQGVALARQVCPDLILCDILMPDVDGYTVLKTLHEDSRTQLIPFILLTGLNDRVNQRLGMEQGANDFITKPFTHAELLAAIRSQLQRQELLLQHLERERQQSTLLRSAQESLQQTNQILQQALGNFIEEMRNPLTNIKLVLELFEQSPVSDLQRERYLKILQEELNYQVELLDNLNQLQRLLTPQHILLLNQFGLLKSFNTGLDGEGCNDWTLKC from the coding sequence ATGAAAAAAATCCTGGTAATTGATGATGATCCTGATACTCGCCACACCATCCGCCAATTATTAATTGCAGAACAGTTTCGCCCGATCGAGGCTGCCGATGGCAGGCAAGGAGTTGCTTTAGCTCGGCAAGTGTGCCCCGATCTCATTCTTTGCGATATCTTGATGCCTGATGTCGATGGCTATACCGTTCTCAAAACCCTGCATGAGGATAGTCGCACCCAACTGATCCCATTTATTTTGCTGACCGGACTCAACGATCGGGTCAATCAACGTCTTGGTATGGAGCAGGGGGCCAATGACTTTATTACGAAACCCTTTACCCATGCAGAGCTATTGGCCGCCATCCGTAGCCAACTGCAACGCCAAGAGCTTTTGCTTCAGCACCTAGAGCGGGAGCGCCAGCAATCCACTCTCTTGAGAAGTGCCCAGGAGTCCCTACAACAGACTAACCAGATTCTGCAACAAGCCCTGGGTAATTTCATTGAAGAAATGCGCAATCCCCTCACCAACATTAAGTTAGTGTTAGAACTGTTTGAACAATCTCCGGTTTCTGACCTGCAACGCGAGCGCTACTTAAAAATCCTGCAAGAAGAACTCAATTATCAGGTAGAGTTATTAGATAATCTCAATCAGTTGCAACGGCTTCTGACGCCACAGCATATTCTACTATTAAACCAGTTTGGTCTCTTGAAATCCTTTAATACTGGCCTAGATGGTGAAGGCTGTAATGACTGGACGCTCAAGTGCTAA
- a CDS encoding sensor histidine kinase, with the protein MAALTFWQAHLQQVTAFPQSATSRQDTRELRLVVAVDGRLCEANPSAIARLGYPLTTLTTLSWLQLLQVDSRQAGYDSWQRVQKGQSSEAVRLTLVAQDGTTLPVQGYAYRDDQAETVRVNYHLVSVPPPPDLACPSTPSAPAAPTALTPGTAIAAWAAIADQTELITRALPDTTLIAVNDAYCRVLGQSQTDLVGQQFLQLIPPSERAQVQAALRSLTPDQPVAYTEHLLALANGEMAYFQWSNRGQFDAQGRLYEIQSVGRNIQPYKQIQQRLQESEDAFRRLFDAAAIGLAQTTIGEGRYLRVNRKLCDILGYSEAELLSITYKEISHPDDLPACAAYMQNLLAGKVHSHPIQKRFFRKDGAIVWCKTTVSFLHDINGKPIYAIVALEDITDQKAIEQALQASQTTLNQQTQILRAVLDSMSEGVIVLDASGQVRLSNATARQLLQLLPTGNRLGELPTWGPHHTPCFYQTDRQTPCPPDEFPLQRAMRGEVVDNQEVYILPPDAPCDLSGKSAPGTWLSFTAHPLTPATGQIQGSVIIFRDITRYKQVETEILHALAQEKALGEMRSRFLRLTSHEFRNPLTTILSTAELLQRYEWSREEQLAELALIQSKAQHLAALLEETLMLDQAETGQLQLWLEPLDLRVLSEQVIRSLYREYGLPTPITLVGDPAFPSVIWADKKLLQQILTNLIGNALKYSPQGNPIQVTYGHQGDQVWLQVTDHGLGIPPEDQAHLFEFCYRGKNVGNIPGTGLGLAIVQKCVTLHGGTIALTSEVGLGTTVIVKFPLRLLE; encoded by the coding sequence ATGGCTGCTTTAACGTTCTGGCAGGCCCATCTGCAACAGGTAACTGCTTTCCCCCAGTCAGCAACCAGCCGCCAAGACACTCGGGAACTGCGGCTAGTGGTTGCGGTAGACGGTCGGCTGTGCGAGGCTAACCCGTCAGCAATTGCTCGACTCGGCTATCCCCTAACAACCCTGACCACCCTGTCCTGGCTCCAATTGTTACAGGTAGACAGTCGGCAAGCGGGGTATGACTCCTGGCAACGCGTCCAGAAAGGCCAATCCTCTGAAGCCGTTCGTTTGACCCTAGTGGCCCAGGATGGCACAACCCTGCCTGTTCAAGGCTATGCCTACCGCGATGATCAGGCCGAAACTGTTCGGGTCAACTACCACCTGGTTAGTGTCCCCCCGCCCCCGGACCTCGCCTGCCCCAGCACTCCTAGTGCCCCCGCTGCCCCCACCGCCCTAACCCCAGGCACCGCGATTGCTGCCTGGGCGGCGATCGCCGACCAAACCGAATTGATCACGCGAGCGTTACCGGATACAACACTGATTGCGGTAAATGACGCCTATTGTCGAGTTCTCGGTCAATCACAAACGGACTTGGTGGGGCAACAGTTTTTGCAGCTCATTCCGCCGTCGGAGCGCGCTCAGGTCCAGGCAGCGCTGCGCTCACTCACGCCCGATCAGCCTGTTGCCTACACGGAACATCTCCTCGCCCTAGCCAATGGCGAAATGGCCTACTTTCAGTGGAGTAATCGCGGTCAATTTGACGCCCAGGGTCGCCTCTACGAAATCCAATCTGTCGGGCGTAATATCCAGCCCTATAAGCAAATCCAGCAACGGCTGCAGGAAAGTGAAGATGCTTTTCGTCGGTTATTTGATGCCGCTGCAATTGGGTTGGCCCAGACGACGATAGGCGAAGGTCGATACCTACGGGTAAATCGTAAACTTTGCGATATTCTGGGCTACAGCGAGGCAGAACTTTTAAGCATTACCTATAAGGAAATTTCCCATCCGGATGATCTGCCTGCTTGTGCCGCCTATATGCAAAATCTATTGGCGGGCAAAGTTCACAGCCACCCCATCCAAAAGCGTTTTTTCCGCAAAGATGGGGCGATCGTCTGGTGTAAGACCACGGTTTCTTTCCTGCATGATATTAACGGCAAACCCATCTATGCGATCGTCGCGTTGGAAGATATTACCGATCAAAAGGCGATCGAACAAGCGCTCCAGGCCAGTCAGACCACCCTCAACCAGCAAACCCAGATCTTGCGGGCAGTCCTCGACAGCATGAGTGAGGGCGTGATTGTCCTGGATGCCTCTGGGCAAGTGCGTCTCAGCAATGCTACGGCTCGCCAACTGCTCCAACTCCTACCGACGGGCAACCGTTTGGGGGAACTCCCTACCTGGGGACCCCATCATACCCCCTGCTTTTATCAAACGGATCGGCAAACTCCCTGTCCGCCCGATGAGTTTCCCCTTCAACGGGCCATGCGGGGCGAGGTTGTGGACAATCAGGAAGTCTATATTCTGCCCCCCGATGCTCCCTGTGATCTCTCTGGGAAGTCAGCCCCCGGCACTTGGCTCAGCTTTACAGCCCATCCCCTCACCCCAGCAACAGGCCAGATCCAGGGCAGCGTGATTATCTTTCGGGATATTACGCGCTATAAACAGGTGGAAACGGAAATTCTCCATGCCCTGGCACAAGAGAAGGCATTGGGGGAAATGCGATCGCGCTTTCTCCGCCTGACCTCCCACGAATTTCGCAATCCGCTGACCACGATTTTGTCAACCGCCGAGCTACTGCAACGCTATGAATGGTCTCGTGAGGAACAACTCGCCGAACTAGCCCTGATTCAGAGCAAAGCTCAACATCTCGCCGCGCTACTGGAAGAAACCCTCATGCTTGATCAAGCAGAGACGGGGCAGTTGCAGCTATGGCTAGAACCCCTAGATCTACGAGTCCTCAGTGAGCAAGTCATTCGGAGTTTGTACCGGGAATATGGCTTGCCAACCCCAATCACACTGGTGGGTGATCCGGCATTTCCCAGTGTAATTTGGGCTGATAAAAAACTGCTCCAGCAAATTTTGACCAACCTGATTGGTAATGCCTTGAAGTATTCTCCCCAAGGCAACCCGATTCAGGTAACCTATGGTCATCAAGGGGATCAGGTGTGGCTACAGGTGACCGATCACGGCTTGGGGATTCCACCAGAGGATCAAGCCCATCTCTTTGAATTTTGCTACCGGGGAAAAAACGTGGGCAACATTCCGGGGACTGGCTTAGGGTTAGCGATTGTGCAAAAATGTGTAACCCTTCACGGGGGTACAATTGCTCTGACGAGCGAGGTTGGCTTAGGCACAACCGTCATCGTAAAATTCCCCTTAAGGCTGTTGGAATGA